The Hymenobacter sp. DG01 genome has a segment encoding these proteins:
- a CDS encoding DUF5004 domain-containing protein gives MKKLPVFLSLLASTLVFASCEKEIEEIKDPAQEVAAAATTVQSKPELLAAGPWRLTGLTLVTATPGAVATPAVDLFPRIKDAQRDNLHLFNTGGSYTLDEAALKAHPEAPQQLTGSWTLSGDSLTVTQPDVTRHYAVEELTSTTLRLKLTQTGEQGTTTYTSVFAR, from the coding sequence ATGAAGAAACTGCCCGTATTCCTGAGCCTGCTGGCTAGTACCCTCGTATTTGCCTCTTGCGAAAAAGAGATTGAGGAGATTAAAGATCCCGCCCAGGAAGTGGCAGCTGCCGCTACAACCGTCCAATCGAAACCGGAGCTGCTGGCTGCCGGCCCCTGGCGCCTGACCGGCCTGACGCTGGTTACTGCTACCCCGGGTGCCGTCGCTACCCCCGCCGTGGACCTGTTCCCGCGCATCAAGGACGCCCAACGCGACAATCTGCATCTGTTCAACACCGGCGGCAGCTACACCCTCGATGAGGCCGCCCTTAAAGCACACCCCGAAGCTCCCCAGCAGCTCACCGGCTCCTGGACGCTGTCCGGCGACTCCCTGACGGTTACTCAACCCGACGTGACCCGCCACTACGCCGTAGAAGAGCTGACCAGCACGACCCTGCGCCTCAAGCTAACCCAAACCGGCGAGCAAGGCACTACCACCTATACCTCGGTATTCGCGCGCTAA